The segment CAGCCGCCTATTTCGAATCGGCAAAACAATTGAGGGGCCCATCAGCGCTGCCTGGACATGGCTGTGCCCGTTGCCGTCGTGCCAGGCTTCTTCATGGGCATATTCCAATTCCGGGGGCGCCAATCGGTTGATGGCGGCAATTAAATCACTTACCACACCGGGTTCATATTCTATGGTCGTCAACGAACCGGTCGAGCCCACCATAGTGGCATTTAGACTGCCCCTTTCGACCTGCGAATCGTCAATCAACCGTTCAAGAGCCGGTGTTATGTCCCGCATATCCGGGCCCGTTTTGAGGCTGATTTCAATCGAATGACAAAAAAAGGTTAAAGATGACATGGTGTTTTCCTCCATAAAGGGTGTTACATATTTTCCTGCAGGTCATTATAATGAATGTAAAAATCGGAAACAAAAGAGATGCCATGAAAAGGCATCCCAAGATTAAAAAAATTGCCTTTATCGTGATTTCTTTGTGCATTTTTGGATTCCTTTGGATCAGCGCACACGCAGAATTGATCAAGCCGAGCCGATCATTGAAATCCACATCCGGCGGACCCGGCAGCTTGACAGTATTTAGCGAGCCACCGGGGCAAGACGTCAAATTAGATGGGTCATCGGTGGGATCGACGCCCATTCGAGTAAAAACCCTCGATCCCGGCATTCACCGCTTGCAGGTCGGCGGCGCGGCTACGGAAATTTATATCGAACCAGGCCATACCTTTCACATTAGCCTGTTTCGGGACCGCTTTATCAAATTGGACGTTACCCAAAATCAAGCCGCAGCGTCAACCGATAACGGCGGGAGGTCAGCGGTTGACCGCCGAGCCTCTCAAGAGCCGCCGCAACAATTCAGCACCAATGAAGAAAATCGCAAAGCCTGGAAGCGCTGGATGCAATTTGTTGATGGCACATCCAAGCATTTTTGAAAAACTTCCCTGTCCAACGACACCAACACCAGCTGGAGCGTTAACGCATCCGCAGCTTTTGTTGACAAATCGGCTAAATGCCTGTCAGCCCGGCGCTTATTGTTACTTCGTTACCAGCGCAGCTGCAGTCGTCTGACTGATCTGATCACAAACGCTGCAAAATGGAGCCCCTCTCTTCCATCGGTTTTCCCTAAGATTAACGCAAATGTCAAATTTTATAGGTGGTTATATCTTTTTCTATACAGTCGGTGTACGCAGGGACCCGCTAAAAAGCGTATTAAATCAGTATATTGCCGGCCATGGCAACCTGTGCGTGCACAAAAACACACAAAACTCTTGCCCATTAACTTCTTTTTTATCAAAAAATGAATGTGCTTTCATTTTTTTATAACATCATAACCATACGAAATTTATATATAAATATGTATTCAACATTCATTGGCCTGCCTCGCAACGGTAGTTTGGCAAGAAAATTGCTGCATTATTCGTCTGTGGTATTCCAATCTGTATGTGATAAATGCCAATCCAAAGAGGATAGTATGATGGAGCGTCGCAACCACCAGCGCTATGGGGTTCAGCCCGGTACTTTTGCCGTGTTGAGATCCACATCCATTGAATTAAGCAAAATAAAAGATATGAGCATGGGGGAAATCGCCTTTGCGGTGATCAAGTCCAAACCGATTAAAATGGGCCAAATTATCAATATCTCCACCGAAGGGCTGGCTTTTCATTATCTTGACCGCCAGGGGGGATCCAATGGCCTGTATAAGATGGACATCCTATTTGCCAAAGACGCCTTTTTTCTGGATCGGCTGCTTTTCAAACCGGTTTTCGATATTGAAATTAAAACCGATATCCCGCTCAACTCATTTGCGGTACGCAAATGTGGCGTGAAATTTGGAGAATTGAATCAACGCCAACGCGCCCAACTTGAATATTATATTTGTCACCACACGCTGGATTCAGATGAATTTAAAACGACATCTCAACCCTGGTATGATGAGCGATTGATGCTGTGCAACCCGAGTGAAATGGTCGAATCGCTGGCCTAAAAGCTTTAAGGCGTGATCCTTTAATCCATCGATGATAAATAAACGAAAATATCCCAGACGGTTTTGTTCAGAGTCCTCATTTTTTGCAACGCGATATGGCGTCCATGAGTGTTTCATCAAAAATTTAGGCACCAAAGGTGCGTTTATCGAGACGGATTTGTTTTTGCCGGAAGGCAAAGTTGTCACGATCGCCGTACCCACACATGGCAGGGTCAGCAGTCTTAAACTAAAAGGCAAGGTTGTCTGGACGGATCAATATGGATTTGGCGTCGAATTTGGCGAGCCAATTCTAATTTAGAGTGTTTAAAGCCGCAGTTTACCAACTTCTCCCCGTTTAAACTTCATTCTCCGTAACATCGCCCCGAACATGATATTCGGCTGCAAAAGTACTGCAGCTGAGACAAAACTTGTTCATTTTCACACCTGTGGAATTGTGCAAAAAACTTCACAAAGCCTGTCACATTTTTTACAGAACCCCATTTGACGGCAATTTAGAAGCATGTATAACTGTTTGTAATTTATTACAATGCAATACAAATCAAGATAATCCATTGTATTTGCACGCTTTTTGCATAAAAAAGGATCGAGACTTGTTTTTTCCCAATCACAGCTGTGGCGCTGTTTATTGTTCCAAACATTGAGGCACAACATTTACCCGATGAACCCTTAACGCTTAAACCGAAGACGACTTTAAAAGAAGAGGACTACAAAGCATGCGCAAAGAATTATATCGCTTAAACCAGAAAGGCTTTACCTTAATTGAAATGGTTTCTGTGATGATTATCATGGGCGTTGTCGCATCGGTATCGATTCAAAAATTTGATATCGTATCCGATACCGCCAATCAAAGAGCTTTGACGGCGGGAATTAAGGAACTCAATGTCAGAGAGTCGCTGGAGTGGTCAAACGTCAAGATATCCGGTAATGGATATACGACTGATGAGGATTTATGGACTTTGGTCGTAACCAATTTGGGATCCGATTATCAGTGGACTGCTGGGCCGGATCGCGTGTCAGGCGGAACATTGACATTTAAAACGGCATCGAGAGTCCTTAGCCGGCAACCATCAACTGAAACATCAGCGGGTAGGTGGAATTAGCTGGCCAGATCCTCTTTTTAACCTTTGATAAGACAAAAAGCAGCGCCTTTAAAGCGCTGCTTTTTTTTAACCCGATCTCAAAGAGCGGGACACGTTAACGGTTGGCCCCTTCAGCAATCAGCAATTACTTTGGCTTCAACGACCAAACCCCGCTTAGCGAGGACCTTCAGTCAGCTGAATTGGACTTTATGAATTTTCGAATTTCAGACCCTCCATGTTTACAAAACCAGCGACTCGATAAAATCCAGCAGCTGATTTAGGTTCTGGCAGGGACGCACCTCGTCACAACATTCCA is part of the Desulfobacterales bacterium genome and harbors:
- a CDS encoding secondary thiamine-phosphate synthase enzyme YjbQ, with the translated sequence MSSLTFFCHSIEISLKTGPDMRDITPALERLIDDSQVERGSLNATMVGSTGSLTTIEYEPGVVSDLIAAINRLAPPELEYAHEEAWHDGNGHSHVQAALMGPSIVLPIRNRRLRLGTWQQVVAINHDNHSRQRSIEVTIIGTTAEHQV
- a CDS encoding PEGA domain-containing protein; this encodes MNVKIGNKRDAMKRHPKIKKIAFIVISLCIFGFLWISAHAELIKPSRSLKSTSGGPGSLTVFSEPPGQDVKLDGSSVGSTPIRVKTLDPGIHRLQVGGAATEIYIEPGHTFHISLFRDRFIKLDVTQNQAAASTDNGGRSAVDRRASQEPPQQFSTNEENRKAWKRWMQFVDGTSKHF
- a CDS encoding PilZ domain-containing protein — protein: MINKRKYPRRFCSESSFFATRYGVHECFIKNLGTKGAFIETDLFLPEGKVVTIAVPTHGRVSSLKLKGKVVWTDQYGFGVEFGEPILI
- a CDS encoding prepilin-type N-terminal cleavage/methylation domain-containing protein, with the protein product MRKELYRLNQKGFTLIEMVSVMIIMGVVASVSIQKFDIVSDTANQRALTAGIKELNVRESLEWSNVKISGNGYTTDEDLWTLVVTNLGSDYQWTAGPDRVSGGTLTFKTASRVLSRQPSTETSAGRWN